DNA sequence from the Mesorhizobium sp. AR10 genome:
CGCGCGCGAGACTTCGGCGAAGTAGGTATGGTTGATCAGCAGCTTGGGTAGCGTGTTCGGATCAAGTTCGATTTGCCACCCACCGCCAGGCGAGGGCATGACCCAGACTTCGGGCATGACGCATTCCGGCCCTCCGGTGTGGAACTGATTTCCAGGCTTGGGGTCGAGAGCACGGATTTCATGCAACATGTCTAGAAGGTCTTCTTCATCGACGCCGCAATGCTGCTTCAATGCCTGAAAATCGCGTCGCGCAAGCATCTCAAGGTTGGCAACCAACGCTGCCATCGCCGGGTCGAACCGGTCTCGCTGGCGCAACTGGATCTCAAGGCATTCGCTGAGCGTTCGCGCAAAAAGTCCTGGTGGATCAAAGTGCTGCAAGATTCCGAGCACCCGTTCCACATCGTCCGCCCGGACGTTTAGGCTGCTGGCCAGTTCCACAAGGCTTACCTGAAGATAGCCAGTATCTTCCAGGTGAGTGGCAAGCTGGCCAGCAATCAGCCTCTCCTGCGATGTGAACGCAGTGAGGGCGATCTGACGCGCGACGTGGTCGTGCAATGTTTCGGCGGAGACGGAAAAATTGTCGACTGCATTGCCCGCGCCCGGCGGGGCGTTGGCTGTGTTGCCGGTCGATTTCGATTGCATGAGCCTTTCCGGGGCCTCGGCACTGATCGGCTTGTCAAAGTCCTTTTCACGTACGCCGATGTCGGGAACCACTTCCGGAATCGACCAATCATCTCCAGACGGCCCTTCCTCGCTTGGTGCCAACTCCAAAAGCGGGTTCTTTGCGATTTCCTGCCCCACGTACTGATGCAGCTCGGTATGCGCCAGTTGCAGCAATCGGATCGACTCAATCAGTTGAGGCGACGCAATCATAGATTGCTTCTGACGTTGAAGCAGGCTTGCTGAGGATTGCATGGTGGGCGCGACTCCTGTCGAGCGTTGCTCTGGCGGTGGCCAATGGGATCTGCGAGGCTTTGACGCTGCTAGGTCATGCGGCAGCCTTGAGGGTTTCAAGAACGTTCTGCGGGGATGATACGCCATAGGGGTCGGCCTCGCAGTTGTCGGAGAAACCATCCTCCTCAAACCACTGCTCCACCACGCCATTGTTGATAAGGGCGGCGTAGCGCCAAGAGCGCATACCGAAGCCGAGATTGTCCTTGGCAACCAGCATGCCCATTTTG
Encoded proteins:
- the rpoN gene encoding RNA polymerase factor sigma-54, which gives rise to MQSSASLLQRQKQSMIASPQLIESIRLLQLAHTELHQYVGQEIAKNPLLELAPSEEGPSGDDWSIPEVVPDIGVREKDFDKPISAEAPERLMQSKSTGNTANAPPGAGNAVDNFSVSAETLHDHVARQIALTAFTSQERLIAGQLATHLEDTGYLQVSLVELASSLNVRADDVERVLGILQHFDPPGLFARTLSECLEIQLRQRDRFDPAMAALVANLEMLARRDFQALKQHCGVDEEDLLDMLHEIRALDPKPGNQFHTGGPECVMPEVWVMPSPGGGWQIELDPNTLPKLLINHTYFAEVSRAAVQNSKDQAFLHECLQNANWLIRSLDQRANTILKVATEIVRQQEAFLEHGVSHLKPLNLRTVAEAINVHESTVSRVTSNKYMLTPRGVFELKYFFTVAIASCEGGDAHSAEAVRHRIKAIVAEESLADVLSDDDIAARLKETGIDVARRTVTKYREAMNIPSSVQRRREKRLWLEGDQGSAA